From one Lolium rigidum isolate FL_2022 chromosome 4, APGP_CSIRO_Lrig_0.1, whole genome shotgun sequence genomic stretch:
- the LOC124706658 gene encoding mucin-19-like, with the protein MDAPAMFTRKHVPENVAAEEEGGQQQLHREEKPHKPVLKKVKDKVKKIKNTIAGKGHGNGNGDEHEHGNDTGGSNSSDMDEEDAAMREAEVEKGGYQVEKGGYQEDAEDKRVMDSSPELHGAPMYDSERIPEVKRNDATEDRLGDFGVPAAKKGVERTDDTEVRLGGQLGGPVVEDPMAPNSKTPTPRGGEDIGTTDVVRDFEAMAVSDDPKHAGVQKMDRDQIMETEAMPVSDGTGEEWTDAPAENEYTGSYTDRLKNTAAGTTEYGKKLASTVYEKVAGVGTVVASKAQQVTPGFGAGGAAQDDSATAEPMAVDAGKRDLDLGTPASYTGTEEPKNAATDATGTEQLKNATTDATTEAAPGATTYTDKIKSAAAGTTEYGKQLASTVYEKVAGVGTAVAGKAQQVMPSSAGTATPGVGAQDGSTARTVTPGAGGPGNGQDKGVSGVTAYIADYLRPGDEERSLSEAITGAVQQRKEGVGSTVSKAREVPAQAVTRAREAVTSLTGGNRVSETVQPTTEGNIGEGVAAEVPTLHGEEIGAPRTNTNGL; encoded by the exons ctgaggaggagggcgggcagCAGCAGCTGCACCGGGAGGAGAAGCCGCACAAGCCGGTGCTCAAGAAGGTCAAGGACAAGGTGAAGAAGATCAAGAACACCATCGCCGGCAAGGGCCACGGCAACGGCAACGGCGACGAGCACGAGCACGGGAATGACACCGGTGGCAGCAACAGCAGCGACATggacgaggaggacgcggcgaTGAGGGAGGCCGAGGTGGAGAAGGGCGGGTACCAGGTGGAGAAGGGTGGGTACCAGGAGGACGCCGAGGACAAGCGCGTCATGGACTCCAGCCCCGAGCTGCACGGCGCACCCA TGTACGACTCCGAGAGGATCCCGGAGGTGAAGCGCAACGACGCCACGGAGGATAGGCTCGGCGACTTCGGCGTCCCGGCGGCGAAGAAGGGGGTGGAGCGCACCGACGACACGGAGGTGCGGCTCGGCGGCCAGCTGGGCGGCCCCGTCGTCGAGGACCCGATGGCGCCGAACTCGAAGACTCCAACCCCGCGAGGCGGGGAGGACATCGGCACGACGGACGTCGTGCGGGACTTCGAGGCGATGGCCGTGTCGGACGACCCGAAGCACGCGGGCGTGCAGAAGATGGACCGCGACCAGATCATGGAGACGGAGGCAATGCCGGTGTCCGACGGCACCGGGGAAGAGTGGACGGACGCGCCCGCGGAGAACGAGTACACGGGGAGCTACACGGACAGGCTCAAGAACACGGCGGCGGGCACCACGGAGTACGGCAAGAAGCTGGCCAGCACCGTGTACGAGAAGGTCGCCGGCGTCGGCACGGTCGTCGCGAGCAAGGCGCAGCAGGTCACCCCCGGGTTCGGCGCGGGCGGGGCCGCGCAAGACGACTCCGCAACCGCAGAGCCTATGGCCGTGGACGCCGGAAAGAGGGACCTCGACCTGGGGACGCCGGCGTCCTACACCGGCACGGAGGAACCGAAGAACGCGGCTACAGACGC CACCGGCACAGAGCAGCTGAAGAACGCGACAACGGACGCGACGACAGAGGCCGCGCCTGGCGCGACGACGTACACGGACAAGATCAAGTCCGCAGCGGCGGGCACCACGGAGTACGGCAAGCAGCTGGCGAGCACGGTGTACGAGAAGGTCGCCGGTGTGGGCACGGCCGTGGCAGGCAAGGCGCAGCAGGTGATGCCGAGTTCGGCCGGAACCGCTACTCCTGGCGTAGGCGCGCAGGACGGCTCGACCGCGCGGACTGTCACCCCCGGTGCCGGCGGGCCGGGGAACGGGCAGGACAAGGGCGTGTCTGGCGTGACGGCGTACATCGCCGACTATCTGCGCCCGGGCGACGAGGAGCGGTCCCTGAGCGAGGcgatcaccggcgccgtgcagcaGCGCAAGGAGGGGGTCGGGAGCACCGTTTCCAAGGCGCGCGAGGTCCCGGCGCAGGCGGTGACCAGAGCGCGCGAAGCCGTGACGTCGCTCACCGGCGGGAACCGCGTCTCCGAGACCGTGCAACCAACCACAG AGGGGAACATCGGAGAAGGCGTCGCGGCGGAAGTGCCGACGCTTCACGGGGAGGAGATCGGAGCCCCGAGGACCAACACCAATGGGCTGTAA
- the LOC124647576 gene encoding pentatricopeptide repeat-containing protein At3g60050-like has protein sequence MIPGARAPPLRAARWFLRCRRLCGDHSRNGVERRNIGQQGDGSIDERAGEGGLDAGPVSPDLLLQIPPPQPPPGQPESDDDDAENLSSGSGSRRIPREEWRLADRILRILLQDGPGFSARQALDEMNLRVTNKLVTEVMFRFVVSVDSVNRERYPRLAYKFFLWAGQQEGYRHSTSMYNRVLKVFAQCGEVKAMWGLLEEMTEKGLPVSARTFHLLICTCGQAGLRRRLVERFVKSSSFNYRPFRTSFNAILHTLLTIKQYSLIEWVHQKMLTDGYTPDVLTYNVVMRAKYLLGKLDHFHRLLDEMGKNGLTPDLHTYNLLLHVLGKGDKPLAALNLLNYMSDVGCVPSVLHFTNLIDGLSRAGNLEACKYFFDEMVKKGCEPDTVCYTVMITGYVAAAEFEEAQKLFDDMLVRGKLPNVYTYNSMIRGLCIVGEFDKACYMLKDMDLHGCTPNFSVYSTLVCRLRNAGKDSEANNVIKYMTKKGQYLHLLSRFGGYRRC, from the coding sequence ATGATCCCGGGCGCTCGCGCACCTCCCCTCCGAGCAGCCCGGTGGTTCTTGCGTTGCCGCCGACTATGCGGCGACCATTCAAGAAATGGCGTCGAGCGGCGCAACATTGGGCAGCAGGGTGATGGCTCCATCGACGAGAGAGCGGGCGAGGGCGGCCTAGATGCTGGGCCCGTCTCGCCCGACTTGCTTCTCCAGATTCCGCCGCCCCAGCCCCCTCCCGGCCAgccggagagcgacgacgatgatGCCGAAAATCTATCTTCCGGTTCCGGTTCCAGGAGGATTCCCCGCGAGGAATGGAGGCTGGCAGACAGGATTCTCAGGATTCTTCTACAGGACGGGCCAGGGTTCAGCGCCCGCCAGGCGCTCGACGAAATGAACCTGAGGGTGACAAACAAGCTGGTCACGGAGGTGATGTTCAGGTTCGTCGTCTCTGTCGATAGCGTCAACCGCGAGCGGTACCCGAGGCTGGCATACAAGTTCTTTCTGTGGGCAGGGCAGCAGGAGGGGTACCGCCACAGCACGAGCATGTACAACCGCGTCCTCAAGGTCTTCGCCCAGTGCGGGGAGGTCAAGGCGATGTGGGGGCTGCTCGAGGAGATGACGGAGAAGGGGCTTCCTGTCTCTGCGCGCACGTTCCACCTCTTGATATGTACGTGTGGGCAGGCCGGGCTGCGGCGGAGGCTGGTGGAAAGGTTCGTCAAGTCAAGCAGCTTCAACTACCGCCCGTTCAGGACTTCGTTCAATGCCATACTGCACACGCTCCTGACGATAAAGCAGTACTCCCTGATCGAGTGGGTTCACCAGAAAATGCTCACGGACGGGTACACGCCTGATGTATTGACATACAACGTGGTCATGCGTGCAAAGTATTTGCTCGGgaagttggatcacttccataggtTGCTTGATGAGATGGGGAAAAATGGGCTTACCCCTGACCTTCATACTTACAATCTCTTGCTTCATGTGCTTGGCAAAGGAGACAAACCCCTTGCAGCCCTCAATTTGCTCAACTATATGAGTGATGTTGGTTGTGTACCGAGTGTGCTCCATTTCACAAACTTGATAGATGGCCTTAGCCGTGCTGGCAACTTAGAAGCCTGCAAGTATTTCTTTGACGAGATGGTGAAGAAAGGGTGTGAACCAGATACTGTCTGCTACACTGTTATGATCACAGGCTACGTGGCAGCGGCTGAATTTGAGGAAGCTCAGAAGCTGTTTGATGATATGCTGGTGAGAGGGAAGCTTCCGAATGTGTACACGTACAACTCAATGATACGTGGGCTTTGCATAGTAGGGGAATTTGATAAAGCTTGCTATATGCTGAAGGACATGGACTTGCATGGatgcacaccaaacttctcagtgTATAGTACTTTAGTGTGTCGATTGCGAAATGCTGGAAAGGATTCTGAAGCTAATAATGTCATTAAGTACATGACAAAGAAGGGCCAATATCTTCATTTGTTGTCGAGGTTTGGCGGATATAGAAGATGCTGA
- the LOC124649245 gene encoding heavy metal-associated isoprenylated plant protein 39-like: MTDDKVKQKAIEAVADIYGVDSIVADLKENKMIIIGDMDTVAIAKKLKKIGKVDIVSVGPAKEEKKEEKKEEKKEEKKEEKKEEKKEEKKEEKK; this comes from the exons ATGACCGACGACAAGGTGAAGCAGAAGGCCATCGAAGCTGTCGCCGACATCTATG GTGTTGATTCCATAGTTGCCGATCTGAAGGAGAATAAGATGATCATCATAGGCGACATGGACACTGTGGCGATTGCAAAGAAATTAAAGAAGATCGGTAAGGTTGACATTGTGTCCGTGGGGCCtgcaaaagaagaaaagaaagaggagaagaaagaagaaaagaaggaagaaaagaaagaggagaagaaagaagaaaagaaggaagagaagaaagaagagaagaaatga
- the LOC124647577 gene encoding valine--tRNA ligase, mitochondrial 1-like → MNNGKKPELVTASGYPLHKGASDRRVWSATGQCVPTGHRQPTGGRPTHTHTPAPAGCRGDRGGRGGGELAPEGAILAMEQPLDEKDLERKLKKEHKAKEKEEKKLRAKQKEAARLQAQAASDGARRSEKKQKRKGAIDENPEDFVDPDTPTGQKKLLSSQMAKQYSPSAVEKSWYNWWESSQYFEADAASSKPPFVIVLPPPNVTGALHIGHAITVAIEDAMIRWRRMSGYNTLWVPGMDHAGIATQVVVERKLMRERKLSRHDLGREKFLSEVNNWKDQYGGTILRQLRMLGASLDWSRECFTMDSQRSKAVTEAFVKLYKEGLIYRDIRIGHWDCTLRTAVSDIEVDYLELKEETLLVVPGYNIPVQFGVLISFAYPLEEGLGEIIVATTRIETMFGDTAIAVHSQDERYKHLHGKYAIHPFNGRKLEIICDDELVKTSFGTGAVKITPAHDTEDFKAGKRHNLDFINIFTDDGNINENGGSQFEGMPRFTARAAVIDALKAKGLYRGMKNNEMKLGRCSRTNDIVEPMIKPQWFVNCNTMAKAALDAVKSKEIEIIPPQYEQDWYRWLENIRDWCISRQLWWGHRVPAWYVTLEDDEEKDMGSYIDHWIIARNENDAILEAEERYPAKKYQLDQDPDVLDTWFSSSLFPLSIFGWPDDTADLSTFYPTSVLETGLDILFFWVARMVMLGILLGGDVPFQKIYLHPIIRDAHGRKMSKSLGNVIDPIDVINGITLEGLQKKLEQGNLDPDELEKAKEGLKKDFPDGIPECGTDALRFALISYTSQSDKINLDIKRVHGYRQWCNKLWNAIRFAMIKLGDQYTPPTTVVVDSMPPVCRWILSVLNKSVGKTVSSLEAYKFSEATSSIYSWWQYQLCDVFIEAIKPYFNDSQEFEAARGASRDTLWLCLNTGLRLLHPFMPYVTEELWQRLPQPKEACRKDSIMISEYPSTVQEWENDQVENEMEIVLDAVSKLRSLRPPTDIHERRPSFVLCRNQEIAATVQYYQAQIATLASVSSLKILIGDDPSPPGCATNIVNKDLAVYLQLRGALNAEAEHEKLRKRREEVQKQHDTLSQKMNASGYREKAPQSKQDDDMKKLASLLEELEIISEAESKLDANN, encoded by the exons ATGAACAATGGGAAGAAACCAGAGCTGGTGACGGCGTCGGGGTATCCTTTACATAAAGGTGCAAGC GATCGTAGGGTCTGGTCCGCGACGGGTCAGTGCGTGCCAACCGGGCACCGGCAACCGACCGGCGGCCGCCCCACCCACACCCACACC CCTGCGCCGGCCGGCTGCCGTGGCGATcgaggcggtcgcggcggcggagAGCTCGCGCCCGAGGGCGCGATCCTCGCCATGGAGCAG CCGCTCGATGAGAAGGATTTGGAAAGGAAGCTGAAGAAAGAACACAAG GCCaaagagaaggaggagaagaaactcAGGGCGAAGCAGAAGGAGGCAGCTAGGCTCCAG GCCCAAGCAGCATCTGATGGAGCTAGGAGAAGTGAGAAGAAGCAGAAGAGGAAAGGTGCCATCGATGAGAATCCCGAGGATTTCGTTGACCCGGATACTCCTACTGGACAGAAGAAGCTGCTTTCTTCTCAGATGGCCAAACAATATAGCCCGTCAGCTGTCGAGAAATC ATGGTACAATTGGTGGGAATCATCACAGTATTTTGAAGCAGACGCGGCAAGCTCAAAGCCACCGTTCGTGATA GTCTTGCCACCCCCAAATGTAACTGGGGCCCTTCACATAGGCCATGCAATTACAGTGGCTATTGAG GATGCTATGATTCGCTGGCGGAGGATGTCAGGTTATAATACTTTGTGGGTTCCTGGAATGGACCATGCTGGCATAGCTACACAG GTGGTGGTGGAAAGGAAGCTCATGCGTGAGAGAAAGCTGTCAAGGCATGATCTAGGGCGTGAGAAATTTCTATCTGAG GTCAACAACTGGAAAGATCAGTATGGTGGCACAATATTGAGACAATTACGTATGCTTGGAGCCTCGCTTGATTGGTCACGTGAA TGTTTTACAATGGATTCACAGAGATCAAAAGCTGTAACAGAAGCTTTTGTCAAGCTCTACAAGGAAGGTTTAATATATAG GGATATCCGGATTGGGCATTGGGATTGCACACTTCGTACAGCAGTCTCTGATATTGag GTTGACTATTTGGAACTTAAGGAAGAGACTCTGTTAGTGGTCCCTGGTTATAACATCCCAGTTCAGTTTGGTGTTTTGATATCTTTTGCCTATCCTCTGGAAGAAGGGTTGGGTGAGATTATCGTTGCAACAACAAGAATAGAAACAATGTTTGGTGATACCGCTATAGCTGTTCATTCTCAGGACGAAAGATATAAGCATTTGCATGGAAAATATGCCATCCATCCTTTTAATGGCAGAAAACTTGAAATAATTTGTGACGATGAGTTAGTGAAAACCAGTTTTGGTACTGGTGCTGTAAAG ATCACACCAGCTCATGATACCGAGGACTTCAAAGCTGGGAAACGGCATAACCTTGACTTTATCAATATTTTCACTGACGATGGGAACATAAATGAAAATGGAGGTTCACAATTTGAAGGAATGCCACGTTTCACTGCTCGAGCTGCTGTTATTGATGCACTGAAGGCAAAG GGTCTATACAGAGGCATGAAAAATAACGAGATGAAATTGGGCCGTTGTTCAAGAACTAATGATATCGTGGAGCCAATGATCAAGCCCCAATGGTTTGTTAATTGTAATACAATGGCAAAGGCAGCTCTCGATGCTGTGAAATCCAAAGAGATCGAGATCATTCCACCACAATATGAGCAAGACTGGTACAG ATGGCTTGAAAACATTCGCGATTGGTGTATTTCGAGGCAACTTTGGTGGGGACACCGTGTGCCTGCTTGGTATGTAACATTAGAAGATGACGAAGAGAAAGACATGGGTTCATACATTGACCACTGGATAATCGCAAGGAATGAAAATGATGCAATACTGGAGGCAGAAGAGAGGTACCCAGCGAAGAAATATCAGTTAGATCAAGATCCTGATGTGTTGGATACGTGGTTTTCATCAAGCCTTTTCCCATTATCCATATTCGGTTGGCCAGATGATACAGCTGACCTTAGTACTTTCTATCCTACTTCTGTCCTTGAAACTGGATTGGACATCCTCTTCTTTTGGGTAGCAAGGATGGTGATGTTGGGAATACTATTGGGTGGTGATGTGCCATTTCAAAAG ATTTACTTGCATCCAATTATTCGTGATGCACATGGCCGTAAGATGTCCAAGTCACTTGGAAATGTCATTGATCCCATTGATGTAATAAATGGTATAACGCTAGAGGGTCTTCAGAAAAAGTTGGAACAGGGCAACCTGGACCCAGACGAGTTAGAAAAGGCAAAAGAAGGCCTGAAGAAGGATTTCCCTGATGGTATTCCTGAGTGTGGTACTGATGCCCTTCGTTTTGCCCTGATATCCTACACTTCTCAG TCTGACAAGATAAATCTTGATATCAAGAGAGTGCATGGCTACCGACAATGGTGCAATAAACTATGGAATGCAATTCGTTTTGCCATGATCAAGCTTGGAGATCAGTACACTCCCCCAACAACTGTTGTGGTGGATTCTATGCCACCTGTCTGTCGATGGATACTATCAGTACTTAATAAATCTGTTGGCAAGACCGTGTCATCATTAGAAGCGTATAAATTCTCTGAGGCAACATCATCTATATACTCTTGGTGGCAATACCAGCTTTGTGATGTATTTATAGAAGCAATTAAACCTTACTTCAATGACTCTCAAGAGTTCGAAGCTGCAAGAGGTGCTTCTAGAGATACATTATGGCTATGCCTGAACACTGGTTTGCGTCTGCTCCATCCATTCATGCCTTATGTAACTGAAGAGCTTTGGCAGCGCCTTCCTCAGCCTAAGGAGGCTTGTAGGAAAGATTCCATTATGATATCAGAATATCCCTCAACTGTACAG GAATGGGAAAATGATCAAGTTGAGAATGAAATGGAGATTGTGTTAGATGCTGTGAGTAAGCTGAGATCTCTCCGGCCACCAACAGATATACATGAAAG GCGCCCGTCTTTTGTACTCTGTCGAAACCAAGAGATTGCAGCCACTGTTCAGTACTACCAGGCTCAAATTGCAACGCTTGCTTCCGTGTCATCTCTGAAG ATCCTGATAGGGGATGATCCAAGTCCACCTGGTTGTGCCACAAATATTGTAAACAAGGATCTAGCAGTGTATCTCCAGCTCCGGGGAGCTCTCAACGCGGAAGCTGAACATGAGAAGCTTAGGAAGAGGAGAGAGGAAGTTCAAAA GCAACATGACACCTTGTCACAGAAAATGAATGCTTCAGGCTACCGTGAGAAGGCCCCTCAGAGCAAGCAGGATGATGATATGAAAAAACTTGCTTCTTTATTAGAGGAGCTCGAGATCATCAGTGAAGCTGAGAGTAAACTGGATGCTAACAACTGA